The Agromyces hippuratus genome has a window encoding:
- a CDS encoding serine/threonine-protein kinase — protein MRRAPSTPPELPGYAAHGLLGSGGFADVFLYEQKLPRRKVAVKVLLAEGLGRDTKAQFVAEANLMAQLSAHPFIVTIFHADVSADGRPYFVMEYCSGPSLAERYKRQPLSIEDALRTGVRLAGAIATAHAAGILHRDIKPANVLTNDYGWPALTDFGISSNLEGELPVHTVTASDLASGTASGPSAVGMSVPWSPPEMFEDDPRPDTRSDVFSLAATVHTLIAGRTPFEIPGRSNGSLDLIGRIERGAITPMDRSDVPRSLIAVLAKGMASRRDDRYPSAVEFARALQRVELELGYAATNIEVPNLASAREEAEPDDDDATRARSVRTVDAQAPQAPRTPPRDEDATRARSPQQIQAQAPVVPASGALVDDGTVVRRPGAVEVPDSTIVRPSGAGGAPSPHATTAPDSTIVRPVGHGAHAGAGAPAGAVGTLGASPEASGAPRRNRVGLIVAIVAGVVVAAVIGIAIAMSGSLVRPIAVETTGPGGENAVVGQSIPVPVVSSGVASADGSSVTFEVSHAEPEADDRYRWRLSDGSGDPQVSTGSTITVEGTSSGIRTCIEVQVQRGSKLSESATGCTP, from the coding sequence ATGCGTCGCGCCCCGTCCACTCCGCCGGAGCTGCCCGGCTACGCCGCGCACGGACTGCTCGGGTCGGGCGGGTTCGCCGACGTCTTCCTCTACGAGCAGAAGCTGCCGCGACGCAAGGTCGCGGTCAAGGTGCTGCTCGCCGAGGGCCTCGGCCGCGACACCAAGGCGCAGTTCGTCGCCGAGGCGAACCTGATGGCGCAGCTGTCGGCGCATCCGTTCATCGTCACGATCTTCCACGCCGATGTCTCGGCCGACGGGCGCCCGTACTTCGTCATGGAGTACTGCTCCGGCCCGAGCCTCGCCGAACGGTACAAGCGGCAACCGCTGTCGATCGAAGACGCGCTGCGCACGGGAGTGCGCCTCGCCGGCGCGATCGCGACGGCCCACGCCGCCGGCATCCTGCACCGCGACATCAAGCCGGCGAACGTGCTGACGAACGACTACGGTTGGCCCGCCCTCACCGACTTCGGGATCTCGTCGAACCTCGAGGGCGAACTGCCCGTGCACACGGTGACGGCGAGCGACCTCGCCTCCGGCACCGCGTCCGGCCCCTCCGCGGTCGGCATGAGCGTGCCGTGGTCGCCTCCCGAGATGTTCGAGGACGATCCGCGCCCCGACACCCGCAGCGACGTGTTCTCGCTCGCGGCGACCGTGCACACGCTGATCGCGGGGCGCACCCCGTTCGAGATCCCCGGGCGATCGAACGGCTCGCTCGACCTCATCGGGCGGATCGAACGCGGGGCGATCACGCCGATGGACCGCTCCGACGTGCCGCGCAGCCTCATCGCCGTGCTCGCCAAGGGCATGGCCAGCCGACGCGACGACCGGTACCCGAGCGCCGTCGAGTTCGCCAGGGCGCTGCAGCGCGTCGAACTCGAACTCGGCTACGCCGCCACGAACATCGAGGTGCCGAACCTCGCGAGTGCCCGCGAGGAGGCCGAGCCCGACGACGACGATGCCACGCGCGCCCGCTCGGTGCGCACGGTCGACGCGCAGGCGCCGCAGGCGCCGCGGACGCCGCCGCGCGATGAGGATGCCACCCGGGCGCGTTCGCCGCAGCAGATCCAGGCGCAGGCTCCCGTGGTGCCCGCCTCGGGGGCGCTCGTCGACGACGGCACCGTGGTGCGTCGTCCGGGAGCCGTCGAGGTGCCGGATTCGACGATCGTGCGGCCCTCGGGTGCCGGGGGAGCGCCGTCGCCGCACGCGACGACCGCACCGGATTCGACCATCGTGCGCCCGGTCGGCCACGGCGCCCACGCGGGTGCCGGCGCTCCCGCCGGCGCGGTGGGCACGCTGGGCGCGTCGCCCGAGGCATCCGGAGCACCGCGGCGCAATCGGGTCGGCCTCATCGTCGCCATCGTGGCCGGCGTCGTCGTCGCGGCCGTGATCGGCATCGCGATCGCGATGTCCGGCTCCCTGGTGCGGCCCATCGCCGTCGAGACGACGGGTCCGGGCGGCGAGAACGCCGTCGTCGGGCAGAGCATCCCGGTGCCCGTGGTCTCCTCCGGCGTCGCGAGCGCCGACGGTTCCAGCGTCACGTTCGAGGTGTCGCACGCCGAACCCGAAGCCGACGACCGTTATCGCTGGCGGCTCTCCGACGGTTCGGGCGACCCGCAGGTCTCCACGGGGTCGACGATCACCGTCGAGGGCACCTCGTCCGGAATCCGAACCTGCATCGAGGTGCAGGTGCAGCGAGGCAGCAAGCTGTCCGAGTCGGCGACGGGGTGCACGCCGTGA
- a CDS encoding sulfatase, producing the protein MKLVVVMFDTLNRQFLPPYGARDVHAPQFDRLAEHAVTFDRSYGGSMPCMPTRREMHTGRLNFLHRGWGPLEPFDDSVPEMLGEHGVTTHLVTDHQHYWLDGGATYHPRFRTFEFFRGQEGDEWKGQVADPDLSGIRPFASNHALRRQDQVNRQHLRDEADHPQRRTFDAGLEFIETNANDDDWFLQIETFDPHEPFFSGERFHRLYDSAYDGPEYDWPDYAPRSESDEELAHLRARYSALLSMCDESLGRVLDAFDRHGLWDDTMLVVCTDHGLLLGEHDWLGKNVPPYYEETIHTPLFIWDPRSGARGERRDALVQMIDLGPTMLEFFGVEPRADMQGTPLVEAIANDAEHRDGALFGIFGGHVNVTDGRYAYLRAPVHAGNAPLAEYTLMPTFMRGRMPVEVLRDAELVDPLPFTKGMPVLRVPGYAYADPHAFGTMLFDLAADPGQEHPLRDADLELRMATLMTRLMREADAPPEQFARLGLPIAGEVGLEHLLVEAHWPQLMSARSGPIEAGDFAGTRYSVNTPIAELLACVPAREVVREVLGPIVDGPLPPEALELSLVQVANLAFGLVSRPALDEIARGLSALDGAESASV; encoded by the coding sequence ATGAAGCTCGTGGTCGTGATGTTCGACACCCTGAACCGGCAGTTCCTGCCGCCCTACGGAGCCCGCGACGTGCACGCGCCGCAGTTCGACCGGCTCGCGGAGCACGCGGTCACGTTCGACCGCTCGTACGGCGGCAGCATGCCGTGCATGCCGACCCGCCGCGAGATGCACACGGGGCGGCTGAACTTCCTGCACCGCGGGTGGGGGCCGCTCGAGCCGTTCGACGACTCGGTGCCCGAGATGCTCGGCGAGCACGGCGTGACGACCCACCTCGTGACCGACCACCAGCACTACTGGCTCGACGGCGGCGCCACGTATCATCCGCGGTTCCGCACGTTCGAGTTCTTCCGCGGGCAGGAGGGGGACGAGTGGAAGGGGCAGGTCGCCGACCCCGACCTCTCGGGCATCCGGCCGTTCGCATCGAACCACGCACTGCGCCGACAGGACCAGGTGAACCGGCAGCACCTGCGCGACGAGGCCGATCACCCGCAGCGCCGCACCTTCGACGCCGGCCTCGAGTTCATCGAGACGAACGCGAACGACGACGACTGGTTCCTGCAGATCGAGACATTCGACCCGCATGAGCCGTTCTTCAGCGGCGAGCGGTTCCACCGGCTCTACGACAGCGCGTACGACGGGCCCGAGTACGACTGGCCCGACTACGCACCGCGCAGCGAGTCCGACGAGGAGCTCGCGCACCTTCGGGCCCGCTACAGCGCGCTGCTGTCGATGTGCGACGAGTCGCTCGGTCGCGTGCTCGACGCCTTCGACCGGCACGGCCTCTGGGACGACACGATGCTCGTCGTCTGCACCGACCACGGGTTGCTGCTCGGCGAGCACGACTGGCTCGGCAAGAACGTGCCGCCGTACTACGAGGAGACGATCCACACGCCCCTCTTCATCTGGGATCCTCGCTCCGGTGCACGCGGCGAGCGCCGCGACGCCCTCGTGCAGATGATCGACCTCGGGCCGACCATGCTCGAGTTCTTCGGGGTCGAGCCACGCGCCGACATGCAGGGCACGCCGCTCGTCGAGGCGATCGCGAACGACGCCGAGCACCGCGACGGTGCGCTCTTCGGCATCTTCGGCGGCCACGTGAACGTCACCGACGGCCGGTACGCCTACCTGCGGGCACCGGTGCACGCGGGCAACGCGCCGCTGGCCGAGTACACGCTCATGCCGACCTTCATGCGGGGGCGGATGCCCGTGGAGGTGCTGCGCGACGCGGAGCTCGTCGATCCGCTGCCCTTCACCAAGGGCATGCCGGTGCTGCGCGTCCCCGGCTACGCCTACGCCGACCCGCACGCCTTCGGCACGATGCTCTTCGACCTCGCGGCCGACCCGGGGCAGGAGCATCCGCTGCGCGATGCCGACCTCGAACTGCGCATGGCGACGCTCATGACGCGACTCATGCGCGAAGCGGATGCCCCGCCCGAGCAGTTCGCCCGTCTCGGTCTGCCGATCGCGGGGGAGGTGGGGCTCGAGCACCTCCTCGTCGAAGCGCATTGGCCGCAGCTGATGTCGGCGCGGTCCGGCCCGATCGAGGCCGGCGACTTCGCCGGCACCCGGTACTCGGTGAACACGCCGATCGCCGAACTGCTCGCATGCGTGCCCGCCAGGGAGGTCGTGCGGGAGGTGCTCGGCCCGATCGTCGACGGGCCGCTGCCGCCCGAGGCGCTCGAACTCAGCCTGGTGCAGGTCGCGAACCTCGCCTTCGGGCTCGTGAGCCGGCCGGCGCTCGACGAGATCGCACGGGGACTGTCGGCGCTCGACGGGGCCGAGTCGGCGTCGGTGTGA
- a CDS encoding Ig-like domain-containing protein produces the protein MSPIAWLRARKGLASGVVLSLMAVGGVTVAAMHRGFPVTDPDLRAREVWVTNGEQLLAGRLNRQIEELDASVATQSNGADVLQDGADVFLYDRDAGSIERIDPAFTTLTQRVEVPIGSRVAFGGDVLAVLSPRGELWTIPAGGELSFDAAGAKPAIEVGADAEVAVGADGTTFVTEPGAHELHRLARDGGAPLAIDLPEFGAHQLAAVGDRAVVLDTDRDVLLVEGREIELPGEALRLQQSGPEHDTAYVAGAASLLAVPLDGAPVREIDVDAAGSEPARAAEEVAAPVLVEGCVHAAWATSSSYVSQCRDAEPLQSRIEPVTVGARLEFRVNRDVVALNDLNSGNTWLVDANLRLVDNWEEVTPPEESDELEGDEKSAQQVFEDTLAERTESNRPPTARDDEFGVRPDRTTLLEVLENDTDPDGDVLTIRSVPDVAASLGRLELIDDGRALQFTPAEGATGTVSFRYAVEDGRSGAAEAAVNVRIVPAGENAAPAASREAAVGVEQGQQISYNVLSDWTDPDGDDVFLVNASPTGGDTVRFGPDGFVTFEHRSGELGLKEVAYTVSDGQTSASGTLTVDVQAVGALNPVGTPDFAQGFAGETVVLEPLVNDLSPSGAPLALLGIDEVPGGLTATPDLERGTIAFSSPEPGDFTVLYDLGAGSSVSVGLIRVRIVEQPEADPPPIAVVDTAYLRPGEPTTVSVLANDVSPSGRVLAVQSVDATGTDDLVSVEVLTNTALRITAAEALDRQLQLRYTVSDGSGSSSATVTVVPVPPLVKHQPPVAVDDTAKVRAGDIATVDVLGNDYHPDAAAMRVLPELASTELGGGVAFVDRSRVRFQAPEEPGTYTAVYAVVDDFEQTARASIAFTVVARDDAANTGPALPPLTSRTFAASAVTVDIPLDGLDPDGDSLVLTGVLGGATLGRVVEQTSTSITYEAFEGSSGTDSIAYEVHDALGERATGTIRIGVIPPPETAAPPNAVDDAIEMKPGRRASVEVLLNDSDPSGRALGVVDLPQVDDALEAEIDDRRRVVVTAPEHEGAFTLRYEVSNGHGGADTAFVQVVVKHDATVQPPTASDQVVEPADVAGVDTVRVDPLRDATNPGGVVDDLTVQLEGPNADRATILQDGSVEVRPSSRRFAVAFRLTNELDELDAMAFIVVPAAGEDAADPYLADLDRIVVPMNGRISWQVSDIVVAPSGRPVRSLSATSTNWAESSFVDEQTLQYVPKRDYRGEASVTFEVTDRADAKSGDRRNVFLTIPVFVGDPEFADTPPVFTPRSETIEAGEAPLAIDLRASTDHPNPAMLERVGYANLRGTTPEIEATVAGGILTASAPLGVATGTATRLSFDVVLGEFTVPGYVDVTVVSSTRAKPQALDDGPFEMLRSDSQTLDVLANDVNPFPGTALQVVAAEIDQTDVGSSASVTHTSTGITVQTGASFTGTLSVIYRIQDATKDPTRQTRGRVMVTVRDRPEVPKAPEVVSEQNGAVSVRWSAPPDNNSTISGYRLSWNGGSSDFTADAAGLVHVISGLANGTAYRFQVEATNGIGTSGASPSSASGTPFGLPGAPASANLVASATGDARLSLNWAAPTDDGGRGISRYEWTFEGTPGGSGTATGTTASATGANGSGSRYFVAACNVAGCGPRTMSGTATPSAPWVPVNGTTVTQSTCPEPNETYTNPPTNAERGCTMNPAGMISAGTVVDAVCRSQRWGDSYFYMTQASGVYNGWFVLAAHTNRGERTVPDC, from the coding sequence GTGAGCCCGATCGCCTGGCTGCGAGCCCGCAAGGGGCTCGCCTCGGGCGTGGTGCTGTCGCTGATGGCCGTCGGCGGGGTCACGGTCGCGGCCATGCACCGCGGGTTCCCGGTGACCGATCCCGACCTGCGGGCGCGCGAGGTGTGGGTCACCAACGGCGAGCAACTGCTCGCCGGCCGCCTGAACCGCCAGATCGAGGAGCTCGACGCGTCCGTCGCGACGCAGTCGAACGGCGCCGACGTGCTCCAAGACGGGGCCGATGTCTTCCTCTACGATCGCGACGCGGGGTCGATCGAGCGGATCGATCCCGCCTTCACGACCCTGACGCAGCGCGTCGAGGTGCCGATCGGGTCGCGCGTGGCGTTCGGCGGCGACGTGCTCGCCGTGCTGTCGCCGCGCGGCGAGCTCTGGACGATCCCCGCGGGCGGCGAGTTGTCGTTCGATGCGGCGGGCGCGAAGCCCGCGATCGAGGTCGGGGCCGACGCCGAGGTCGCGGTCGGCGCCGACGGCACGACGTTCGTGACCGAACCCGGAGCGCACGAGCTGCACCGGCTCGCCCGCGACGGAGGCGCACCGCTCGCCATCGACCTGCCCGAGTTCGGAGCGCACCAGCTGGCCGCGGTCGGCGACCGCGCGGTCGTGCTCGACACCGACCGCGACGTGCTGCTCGTCGAGGGGCGCGAGATCGAGCTGCCCGGCGAAGCGCTGCGGTTGCAGCAGTCCGGCCCCGAGCACGACACGGCGTACGTCGCCGGCGCCGCCTCGCTCCTCGCGGTGCCGCTCGACGGGGCGCCGGTGCGCGAGATCGACGTGGATGCCGCGGGGTCGGAGCCGGCCCGCGCGGCAGAGGAGGTCGCCGCGCCGGTGCTCGTCGAGGGGTGCGTGCACGCGGCATGGGCGACGTCGTCGTCGTACGTCTCGCAGTGCCGCGACGCCGAGCCGCTGCAGTCGCGGATCGAACCCGTCACGGTCGGCGCCCGGCTCGAGTTCCGGGTGAACCGCGACGTGGTCGCGCTGAACGACCTGAACTCGGGCAACACCTGGCTCGTCGATGCGAACCTCCGCCTCGTGGACAACTGGGAGGAGGTCACGCCGCCCGAGGAGTCCGACGAGCTGGAGGGCGACGAGAAGAGCGCCCAGCAGGTGTTCGAGGACACGCTCGCGGAGCGCACGGAGTCCAACCGCCCGCCGACGGCGCGTGACGACGAGTTCGGGGTGCGCCCCGATCGCACGACGCTGCTGGAGGTGCTCGAGAACGACACCGACCCCGACGGCGACGTGCTCACCATCAGATCGGTGCCCGACGTCGCGGCATCGCTCGGCCGCCTCGAGCTGATCGACGACGGTCGTGCGCTGCAGTTCACGCCGGCTGAGGGCGCCACCGGAACGGTGTCGTTCCGCTACGCGGTCGAAGACGGGCGTTCGGGTGCCGCCGAGGCGGCGGTGAACGTCCGGATCGTGCCGGCCGGCGAGAACGCGGCCCCGGCAGCCTCCCGGGAGGCGGCGGTCGGCGTGGAGCAGGGGCAGCAGATCAGCTACAACGTGCTGTCCGACTGGACGGATCCCGACGGCGACGACGTGTTCCTGGTGAACGCGTCGCCGACTGGCGGCGACACGGTCCGCTTCGGCCCCGACGGATTCGTCACCTTCGAGCATCGGAGCGGCGAGCTCGGGCTCAAGGAGGTCGCGTACACGGTCTCCGACGGGCAGACCTCCGCCTCCGGCACGTTGACCGTCGACGTGCAGGCCGTCGGAGCGCTGAACCCCGTGGGCACGCCGGACTTCGCGCAGGGCTTCGCCGGCGAGACCGTGGTCCTCGAGCCGCTCGTGAACGACCTCAGCCCGTCGGGCGCGCCGCTCGCACTGCTCGGCATCGACGAGGTCCCGGGCGGCCTCACCGCGACGCCCGATCTCGAGCGGGGCACGATCGCGTTCTCCTCGCCCGAGCCCGGCGACTTCACCGTGCTGTACGACCTCGGCGCAGGGTCATCCGTCAGCGTCGGCCTCATTCGCGTGCGCATCGTCGAGCAGCCCGAAGCGGACCCGCCGCCCATCGCCGTCGTCGACACCGCGTACCTCCGTCCGGGGGAGCCGACCACGGTGTCGGTGCTCGCGAACGACGTGTCCCCGTCGGGTCGTGTGCTGGCCGTGCAGTCCGTCGATGCCACCGGGACCGACGATCTCGTGTCGGTCGAGGTGCTGACGAACACCGCCCTGCGCATCACCGCGGCCGAGGCGCTCGACCGGCAGCTGCAACTGCGATACACGGTCTCCGACGGCAGCGGATCGTCGAGCGCCACCGTCACCGTCGTTCCGGTGCCCCCGCTCGTGAAGCACCAGCCGCCGGTCGCGGTGGACGACACGGCGAAGGTGCGTGCCGGCGACATCGCGACGGTGGACGTGCTCGGCAACGACTACCACCCGGATGCCGCCGCGATGCGGGTGCTGCCGGAGCTCGCCTCGACGGAACTCGGCGGCGGCGTCGCCTTCGTGGATCGTTCCCGGGTGCGTTTCCAGGCGCCTGAGGAGCCCGGCACCTACACGGCGGTCTACGCCGTCGTCGACGACTTCGAGCAGACCGCGCGCGCGAGCATCGCCTTCACCGTCGTCGCCCGCGACGATGCGGCGAACACCGGACCGGCGCTGCCGCCGCTCACCTCGCGCACGTTCGCAGCTTCCGCCGTCACCGTCGACATCCCGCTCGACGGACTCGACCCCGACGGCGATTCGCTCGTGCTCACCGGGGTGCTCGGCGGGGCGACGCTCGGCCGCGTCGTCGAACAGACGAGCACGTCGATCACGTACGAGGCATTCGAGGGCTCCAGCGGCACCGACTCGATCGCCTACGAGGTGCACGACGCGCTCGGCGAACGCGCCACCGGGACGATCAGGATCGGCGTGATCCCGCCACCCGAGACCGCGGCACCGCCGAACGCCGTCGACGACGCGATCGAGATGAAACCGGGTCGTCGAGCGTCCGTCGAGGTGCTCCTGAACGATTCGGACCCGAGCGGACGAGCGCTCGGCGTCGTCGACCTCCCGCAGGTCGACGACGCTCTCGAGGCCGAGATCGACGACCGTCGCCGAGTGGTGGTCACCGCGCCCGAGCACGAAGGCGCGTTCACCCTGAGATACGAGGTCTCCAACGGGCACGGCGGCGCCGACACGGCGTTCGTGCAGGTCGTCGTGAAGCACGACGCGACGGTGCAGCCCCCGACCGCATCGGATCAGGTCGTCGAGCCGGCCGACGTCGCGGGCGTCGACACCGTGCGGGTGGACCCCCTGCGCGACGCCACCAACCCCGGAGGCGTCGTCGACGACCTCACCGTGCAACTCGAGGGGCCGAACGCCGACCGGGCGACGATCCTCCAGGACGGCAGCGTCGAGGTGCGGCCGAGCTCGCGCCGGTTCGCCGTCGCGTTCCGGCTCACGAACGAGCTCGACGAGCTCGACGCGATGGCGTTCATCGTCGTTCCGGCCGCCGGCGAGGACGCGGCCGACCCGTACCTCGCCGATCTCGACCGGATCGTCGTGCCCATGAACGGGCGGATCTCCTGGCAGGTCTCCGACATCGTCGTGGCACCGTCGGGTCGCCCGGTGCGATCGCTCAGCGCGACGAGCACGAATTGGGCGGAGTCGTCGTTCGTCGACGAGCAGACCCTGCAGTACGTGCCGAAGCGGGACTATCGCGGCGAGGCGTCGGTCACGTTCGAGGTCACCGACCGGGCCGACGCGAAGTCCGGCGACCGGCGCAACGTCTTCCTCACCATCCCGGTCTTCGTCGGCGACCCCGAGTTCGCCGACACCCCGCCCGTCTTCACTCCGCGTTCCGAGACCATCGAGGCCGGCGAGGCTCCGCTCGCGATCGATCTCCGGGCATCGACCGATCACCCGAACCCGGCGATGCTCGAACGCGTGGGCTATGCGAACCTCCGCGGCACGACGCCGGAGATCGAGGCGACCGTGGCCGGCGGCATCCTGACCGCCTCCGCTCCGCTCGGTGTCGCGACGGGAACGGCGACGCGCCTCTCGTTCGACGTCGTGCTCGGCGAGTTCACCGTGCCGGGCTACGTCGACGTCACCGTCGTCTCGTCGACCCGCGCGAAGCCCCAGGCGCTCGACGACGGACCGTTCGAGATGCTCCGCAGCGACTCGCAGACGCTCGACGTGCTCGCCAACGACGTCAATCCGTTCCCTGGAACGGCGCTGCAGGTCGTCGCCGCCGAGATCGACCAGACGGATGTCGGTTCGAGCGCGTCGGTGACCCACACGTCGACGGGGATCACCGTGCAGACCGGCGCCTCGTTCACGGGCACCCTCAGCGTGATCTACCGAATCCAGGACGCGACGAAGGATCCGACGCGTCAGACCCGGGGCCGGGTCATGGTGACCGTTCGCGATCGGCCCGAGGTACCGAAGGCGCCTGAGGTCGTCTCGGAGCAGAACGGCGCGGTGAGCGTGCGCTGGTCGGCTCCGCCCGACAACAACTCGACGATCTCGGGCTACCGACTGTCGTGGAACGGAGGCAGCTCCGACTTCACCGCCGATGCCGCAGGCCTCGTGCACGTGATCTCGGGCCTGGCGAACGGCACGGCGTATCGCTTCCAGGTCGAGGCCACCAACGGCATCGGCACGTCGGGTGCCTCGCCGTCGAGCGCGTCCGGCACGCCGTTCGGCCTGCCGGGCGCACCCGCGAGCGCGAACCTCGTGGCGTCGGCGACGGGCGACGCGCGACTCTCGCTGAACTGGGCGGCGCCCACCGACGACGGCGGACGCGGCATCTCGCGCTACGAGTGGACCTTCGAGGGGACTCCGGGCGGTTCGGGCACGGCGACGGGCACCACTGCGTCGGCGACCGGTGCGAACGGGTCGGGCTCCCGGTACTTCGTGGCTGCGTGCAACGTCGCCGGATGCGGACCCCGCACCATGTCGGGCACGGCGACGCCGAGCGCGCCCTGGGTTCCGGTCAACGGCACCACGGTGACGCAGAGCACGTGCCCGGAGCCGAACGAGACCTATACGAACCCGCCGACCAACGCCGAGCGCGGATGCACGATGAACCCCGCAGGCATGATCTCGGCCGGCACGGTCGTCGACGCGGTCTGCCGGTCGCAACGCTGGGGCGACAGCTACTTCTACATGACCCAGGCGAGCGGGGTCTACAACGGATGGTTCGTGCTGGCCGCGCACACGAACCGTGGCGAGCGCACGGTGCCCGACTGTTGA
- a CDS encoding FHA domain-containing protein produces MATYRHDSEAAWFAAVRGGVILVVRADATDRLTALWPELGTGDPTSLVLDRLTAQGLAATPPFALVVRDEEAGTARVVVRGPVSVRSASDEIHDAGVSTWVERVLDGASSIEIVVEGGADASAPALPVVEAVVPLRSIVSEGVEAVAPEPRPGAAAPAPASVSAPAPAPAAAAAPVSAPEPAPAPEPAPAPAPEPPAAPAPPPARVTVPVELTMVPDEETIAGSSSSFANGLPAGPPAVVAVAEPVDGDHDGMTVASIDIRRLREERAARGAAASPSGGAPAATAAPAAQASIRMPDGTLESIGHEVVLGRAPSVSKVSGGRIPRLITIGLGDPDISRSHVRLALEGDTVVITDLHSRNGTHVVAPGKAPVKLRSGEPTPVLTGTVVDLGGGWTIQVVGG; encoded by the coding sequence ATGGCGACGTACCGGCATGATTCCGAGGCGGCGTGGTTCGCCGCCGTTCGCGGCGGAGTGATCCTCGTCGTCCGCGCCGATGCGACCGATCGGCTCACCGCCCTCTGGCCCGAGCTCGGCACCGGCGACCCGACCTCGCTGGTGCTCGACCGGCTCACCGCGCAGGGACTCGCCGCCACGCCGCCGTTCGCCCTCGTGGTGCGCGACGAGGAGGCCGGCACTGCGCGGGTCGTCGTGCGCGGCCCTGTCAGCGTGCGCTCCGCGTCCGACGAGATCCACGACGCGGGCGTGTCGACCTGGGTCGAGCGCGTGCTCGACGGCGCCTCCTCGATCGAGATCGTCGTCGAAGGCGGTGCGGATGCCTCGGCGCCGGCGCTGCCCGTCGTCGAAGCCGTGGTGCCGCTGCGCTCGATCGTCTCCGAGGGCGTCGAAGCGGTCGCGCCCGAGCCCCGGCCCGGAGCGGCGGCTCCCGCCCCTGCTTCCGTGTCGGCCCCGGCGCCTGCGCCGGCTGCTGCGGCCGCTCCGGTCTCCGCGCCCGAGCCCGCCCCTGCGCCCGAGCCCGCCCCTGCGCCCGCACCGGAGCCCCCGGCAGCACCGGCGCCGCCGCCCGCCCGCGTCACCGTGCCGGTCGAACTCACGATGGTGCCCGATGAGGAGACGATCGCCGGATCCTCCTCCTCCTTCGCCAACGGACTGCCCGCAGGGCCGCCCGCCGTCGTCGCCGTGGCGGAACCCGTCGACGGCGACCACGACGGGATGACCGTCGCGAGCATCGACATCCGGCGGCTCCGCGAGGAGCGTGCGGCCCGCGGGGCGGCAGCGAGCCCGTCCGGGGGAGCGCCGGCGGCGACGGCCGCCCCTGCGGCTCAGGCCAGCATCCGGATGCCCGACGGCACCCTCGAATCGATCGGCCACGAGGTCGTGCTCGGACGTGCCCCGAGCGTGAGCAAGGTGTCCGGCGGTCGCATCCCGAGGCTCATCACGATCGGACTCGGCGACCCCGACATCTCGCGCAGCCACGTGCGGCTCGCCCTCGAGGGCGACACCGTCGTCATCACCGACCTGCACTCGCGCAACGGCACCCACGTCGTGGCGCCCGGCAAGGCCCCCGTGAAGCTGCGATCGGGCGAGCCGACCCCCGTGCTCACCGGCACCGTCGTCGACCTCGGCGGCGGCTGGACCATCCAAGTGGTGGGCGGCTGA
- a CDS encoding PP2C family protein-serine/threonine phosphatase, which translates to MSGDGEGVVALTRGAALIAHSARTDVGRVRSVNEDAFLAEAPIYLVADGMGGHARGDAASRAVIETFSRHLEFGVPSSPEQVLDAIHSSNEAVRALSEAGEEGTAVAGTTLSGVALVDAGDGAGFHWMVFNIGDSRVYAWDGRTLDQLSVDHSAVQELVDAGLIQPEDAERHPERNVITRALGADEFVDPDVWLIPAAGRQVFLVCSDGLTKEVDDRSIAHILAGDAGHAAGLAGELVDLALAHGGRDNVTAIVVESVLGADDDDDETTRDRRGRLSRAVEETRPRTGGGGDGDVPA; encoded by the coding sequence GTGTCAGGTGATGGCGAGGGCGTCGTCGCCCTGACCCGCGGGGCTGCGCTCATCGCGCACAGCGCGCGAACCGACGTCGGTCGTGTGCGCAGCGTCAACGAAGACGCCTTCCTTGCGGAGGCCCCGATCTACCTCGTGGCCGACGGCATGGGCGGCCACGCCCGCGGCGACGCGGCGAGCCGGGCCGTCATCGAGACGTTCTCCCGGCATCTCGAGTTCGGCGTGCCCTCGTCGCCCGAGCAGGTGCTCGATGCGATCCACAGCTCGAACGAGGCCGTTCGCGCACTGAGCGAGGCGGGCGAAGAGGGCACCGCTGTCGCGGGCACGACCCTGTCGGGCGTCGCGCTCGTCGATGCCGGCGACGGCGCCGGATTCCACTGGATGGTCTTCAACATCGGCGACTCGCGCGTGTACGCCTGGGACGGCCGCACCCTCGACCAGTTGAGCGTCGACCACTCCGCGGTGCAGGAACTCGTCGACGCGGGGCTGATCCAGCCCGAAGACGCCGAACGGCACCCCGAACGCAACGTCATCACGCGGGCCCTCGGCGCCGACGAATTCGTCGACCCCGACGTCTGGCTGATCCCCGCCGCGGGGCGCCAGGTGTTCCTGGTCTGCAGCGACGGCCTCACGAAGGAGGTCGACGATCGCTCGATCGCGCACATCCTCGCGGGCGACGCGGGGCATGCGGCGGGGCTCGCCGGCGAGCTCGTCGACCTCGCGCTCGCGCACGGCGGTCGCGACAACGTGACGGCGATCGTCGTCGAGTCCGTGCTCGGGGCCGACGACGACGATGACGAGACCACGCGCGATCGGCGCGGGAGGCTGTCGAGAGCGGTCGAGGAGACACGGCCGCGCACTGGGGGAGGCGGAGATGGCGACGTACCGGCATGA